Proteins found in one Brevibacillus brevis genomic segment:
- a CDS encoding SDR family oxidoreductase, which produces MYPRYPYYSYKTTCEETPLTFPPQHQDRQPGMEYLMVPRPIFDNPDYIGSGKLRGKVAIITGGDSGIGRAVAVAFAKEGASVAIPYLDEHIDAEETKQVVEYYGGQCLLLPGDLRDEAWCREVVRQTIGCFGKLDVLVLNQGVQFPQESILQISREQLEDTFRTNLFPLFYITQEALPYLQPGSSIISTASVTAYAGHPQLVDYSATKGAIVSFTRSLSLQLVKQGIRVNAVAPGPIWTPLQVSSYSAEYITTLGVDTPMRRAGQPFELAPTYVYLASDDSGYVTGQVLHVNGGTMTET; this is translated from the coding sequence ATGTATCCGAGATACCCATATTACAGTTACAAGACTACTTGCGAAGAGACGCCCCTTACGTTTCCGCCACAGCATCAGGATCGACAACCGGGGATGGAATACTTGATGGTCCCGCGACCGATTTTCGATAATCCTGACTATATAGGAAGCGGCAAGCTTCGGGGAAAGGTAGCGATTATAACAGGTGGAGACAGCGGGATTGGCCGTGCTGTAGCGGTTGCTTTTGCGAAGGAGGGGGCATCTGTAGCGATTCCTTATTTGGATGAGCACATCGACGCCGAGGAGACCAAGCAAGTTGTTGAGTATTACGGAGGGCAATGTTTGCTGCTGCCGGGAGACTTGCGTGACGAGGCTTGGTGTCGGGAGGTTGTACGCCAAACGATTGGCTGTTTTGGCAAGTTAGATGTACTCGTTTTGAATCAAGGCGTACAGTTTCCACAAGAAAGCATCCTCCAGATAAGCCGCGAGCAACTGGAAGACACGTTTCGGACCAACCTTTTCCCCTTATTTTACATCACACAAGAGGCGTTGCCGTATTTGCAGCCAGGCAGTTCCATCATTAGTACGGCATCGGTTACTGCCTATGCTGGTCATCCGCAATTGGTTGATTATTCAGCAACCAAAGGAGCCATCGTCTCCTTTACCCGCTCCTTGTCCCTTCAATTGGTCAAGCAAGGCATCAGGGTGAATGCAGTGGCTCCTGGACCAATCTGGACACCGCTGCAAGTATCCAGCTATTCGGCAGAATACATCACGACTTTGGGTGTCGACACGCCGATGCGTCGTGCAGGACAGCCGTTCGAGCTGGCTCC
- a CDS encoding DUF4183 domain-containing protein, whose translation MRHYVTQSYTVRRQSLQIVPPCPPCPCTPGLIRTETYQYTAISDGVKNMYTNSDAVMLFSTSGILDPNEVSIVNLFINGMLQPPNVYAVQPGVLILSDIPVQGVPLILQFIKMITS comes from the coding sequence ATGAGGCACTATGTCACACAGTCATACACAGTGAGGAGACAGAGTCTGCAAATCGTGCCGCCCTGCCCCCCATGCCCATGTACGCCTGGTTTAATACGAACAGAAACCTATCAGTATACAGCAATTTCAGATGGAGTCAAAAACATGTATACCAACAGTGATGCTGTCATGCTATTCAGTACTTCAGGGATTCTGGACCCGAATGAAGTTTCTATTGTGAATCTTTTCATCAATGGAATGCTACAACCTCCCAATGTATACGCTGTCCAGCCGGGAGTTTTGATTCTGAGTGACATTCCTGTACAAGGAGTTCCTCTTATTCTTCAGTTCATCAAGATGATTACCTCATAA